A DNA window from Corynebacterium ciconiae DSM 44920 contains the following coding sequences:
- a CDS encoding helix-turn-helix transcriptional regulator — MTHSVSRLSTPSGGPRAASASRSEHARSEEKKRSDVETRSTDGDTRKQILMTLLKQGPMTASALGKALGLSAAGVRRHLDNLVDDALAETVEPRSTRARGRGRPAKAFQLTDEGRAHFGHDYDTLAVLAINALRETGGSEAVREFARQRVAQLLAHVDPAADDEDSTFKTAQQVADALNANGYASEVKEAGGGVQICHHHCPISHVASEHPELCAAEHEALSELLGQHVQQLATITEGHGICTTNIPLTPIDHTPEERS, encoded by the coding sequence ATGACGCACTCTGTTTCTCGTCTCAGCACGCCGTCCGGTGGGCCACGGGCGGCTTCTGCTTCTCGGAGCGAACATGCTCGTAGTGAGGAGAAGAAGCGCAGCGATGTGGAAACCCGCTCGACGGATGGTGACACCCGCAAACAGATCCTCATGACCTTGCTTAAACAAGGCCCGATGACGGCCTCCGCATTGGGCAAGGCGCTGGGACTGTCGGCAGCAGGTGTGCGCCGCCACCTCGATAACTTGGTCGACGACGCCCTAGCGGAAACAGTGGAGCCTCGCTCCACCCGCGCGCGTGGGCGCGGCCGACCAGCCAAAGCATTCCAGCTCACCGACGAAGGCCGGGCCCATTTCGGGCACGACTATGACACCCTCGCTGTGCTTGCTATCAATGCGCTGCGGGAGACCGGTGGGTCCGAGGCCGTGCGCGAGTTCGCGCGGCAGCGCGTAGCCCAGTTGCTTGCGCACGTGGACCCTGCGGCGGACGATGAAGACTCGACATTTAAAACAGCCCAACAGGTCGCGGATGCGCTCAATGCCAATGGCTATGCATCCGAGGTCAAAGAAGCTGGTGGAGGCGTACAGATTTGCCACCACCATTGCCCCATCTCGCACGTGGCCTCGGAGCATCCGGAGCTGTGCGCCGCAGAGCATGAGGCGCTATCCGAGCTACTCGGCCAACACGTGCAACAACTGGCCACCATTACCGAGGGGCACGGAATCTGTACGACCAACATTCCCTTAACACCCATAGACCACACTCCTGAAGAAAGGAGCTGA
- the mptB gene encoding polyprenol phosphomannose-dependent alpha 1,6 mannosyltransferase MptB: MPRLGHAGSRSASLHVGAEDEAGGSTIVRAATGHDLLPVSSSRAPRQLDPLQLARFATLRWLGTLGALMLALGGLGAGAKPVLGDPYTSFPGGSLMGRMIQTSSILVITGAGLMVIAWLLIAPFVGADLTSPRRSRVLVSTSMLVRTFAAWVAPIFFTAPLFTQDIYSYLAQGAIVDRGLDPYSAGPVDILGTDDVLARSVPLIWSHSPSPYGPVALGIASTIARITGDSIAAGVFAHRIISLIGMVLAAWALSRLALRCGVSVQAALWLGILNPLAILHLVGGIHNESIQLGLVLLGMELGLRGIDRLSAINGPAWYAWALVIGSGVLISAAGMVKVTGFIGLGFIGMALARQLHLRGQRTALAVASAGAVQVGVLVASVAGVTALTGISTGWISGQGGAATIRSWLSLTTDIGVIGGWIGMLLELGDHTEALLVITRGAGLLLAVAFMLRMLFATYRGTIHPIGGLGVATFILVILFPVVHPWYMLWAILPLAAWANRRLFRAGAAGYCALLSLFIMPRGLSLPPTTVIAIYVGSALLGIVFLTMVYVFLRRRGIVGWG, translated from the coding sequence CTGCCGCGCCTCGGCCACGCTGGGTCTCGCTCAGCCAGTCTGCACGTCGGCGCAGAGGACGAGGCAGGTGGATCCACCATTGTCCGCGCCGCTACTGGGCATGATCTGCTCCCGGTGTCGAGCTCGCGGGCACCGCGACAGCTCGACCCCTTGCAGCTTGCTCGCTTTGCGACGCTACGCTGGCTCGGCACCCTCGGGGCCTTGATGCTTGCCCTCGGCGGCCTCGGAGCTGGGGCCAAGCCGGTGTTGGGAGATCCCTACACCTCCTTTCCCGGCGGCTCCCTGATGGGCCGGATGATTCAAACCTCATCCATCTTGGTCATCACCGGTGCAGGGTTGATGGTGATCGCGTGGTTGCTCATTGCCCCTTTTGTGGGCGCGGACCTCACCAGCCCCCGCCGCTCACGGGTACTGGTGTCCACATCCATGTTGGTGCGCACTTTCGCGGCTTGGGTAGCTCCGATCTTCTTCACCGCTCCCCTATTTACCCAAGACATCTATTCCTATTTGGCCCAAGGCGCGATTGTTGACCGCGGGCTCGATCCCTATAGTGCCGGCCCAGTGGACATTTTGGGCACCGATGATGTGCTGGCTCGTTCGGTGCCGCTGATCTGGTCCCACTCCCCCTCTCCCTATGGGCCGGTGGCCCTAGGCATTGCATCCACTATCGCGCGCATCACCGGCGATTCGATCGCGGCCGGAGTGTTTGCCCACCGCATCATCAGCTTGATCGGCATGGTGCTGGCTGCGTGGGCACTGAGTAGGCTTGCCCTGCGCTGTGGCGTGTCTGTGCAGGCGGCGCTGTGGCTTGGCATCCTTAATCCGCTCGCCATCCTGCACCTCGTGGGTGGGATTCATAACGAGTCCATCCAGCTCGGGCTCGTGCTTTTGGGCATGGAGTTGGGACTGCGGGGTATCGACCGGCTCAGCGCCATTAATGGGCCAGCTTGGTATGCCTGGGCTCTCGTTATCGGCAGCGGCGTGCTCATCTCCGCGGCGGGCATGGTGAAGGTCACCGGTTTCATCGGTCTTGGCTTCATTGGCATGGCACTGGCAAGGCAGTTGCATCTGCGCGGACAGCGCACCGCCTTGGCTGTGGCCAGTGCCGGTGCCGTGCAGGTAGGGGTGCTGGTGGCCTCCGTCGCGGGTGTCACCGCCCTCACCGGAATTTCCACCGGCTGGATCAGCGGCCAAGGCGGGGCCGCGACCATCCGTTCCTGGCTATCATTGACCACCGATATCGGAGTGATCGGCGGCTGGATCGGGATGCTGCTCGAGCTCGGCGATCATACCGAGGCCTTGCTGGTGATCACCCGCGGCGCCGGGCTGCTCTTAGCGGTGGCGTTCATGCTCCGCATGCTCTTTGCTACATACCGCGGCACGATCCACCCCATTGGCGGTCTGGGGGTGGCAACTTTCATCCTCGTTATTCTTTTCCCCGTAGTGCACCCCTGGTACATGTTATGGGCAATCCTGCCGCTGGCCGCTTGGGCCAATCGACGCCTCTTCCGCGCCGGGGCGGCCGGCTACTGCGCCCTACTCAGCCTATTCATCATGCCGCGCGGACTCTCGCTACCACCAACCACCGTGATCGCCATTTACGTCGGCTCTGCCCTGCTTGGGATCGTTTTCCTCACCATGGTCTACGTGTTCTTGCGCCGACGCGGGATCGTTGGCTGGGGCTGA